From one Halothece sp. PCC 7418 genomic stretch:
- a CDS encoding LCP family protein yields MLSATAGALLAVTLSSKPLQVSPDTPEQSAAFNEEETISKQAPLQLPKLTRPVNILVLGTKVLSSDLGQSPREMGGYHARVNSFKGLTDTMLLMRFNPNSDDLSILSIPRDTPVYLPGHGRVKINTANQRGGAALSAEAISGLLEDVPIDRYVRVNVQGVEKLIDALGGVEFYVPKDMKYRDDSQHLYIDIKKGRQRLDGETAVNFMLFRHDEYGDIGRVQRQQLLIRAVIEQALNPATLARVPNIFSVIQSNVDTNLSVEELLALAGFAAKRDQKNIEMLMLPGRFGEIEDKEQEREISYWLPNHRQIDQMMARNFDIGRVSSTNRDQVSPYIRIAIQDSTENRSAVRSLDRALKEEGFRNVYVASEWGEPLSKTRIIAQNGNIEAAEAVADALGVGEVFVESTGALDSTVSIQLGQDWVTRQRALENRDSLD; encoded by the coding sequence ATGCTGTCAGCCACTGCTGGTGCTCTTTTAGCGGTCACCTTATCTTCTAAACCGTTACAAGTCAGTCCAGATACCCCCGAACAAAGCGCCGCTTTTAATGAAGAAGAAACCATTTCCAAACAAGCCCCGCTACAACTGCCGAAGTTAACTCGACCCGTTAACATTTTAGTCTTGGGGACGAAGGTTTTAAGTTCTGATTTAGGACAATCACCGCGAGAAATGGGAGGATATCATGCACGGGTCAATTCTTTTAAGGGGTTAACCGATACCATGCTACTGATGCGGTTTAATCCTAACAGCGATGACCTCTCGATTCTCTCTATTCCTAGGGATACGCCTGTCTATTTACCAGGTCACGGACGAGTCAAAATCAATACTGCAAATCAGCGTGGTGGGGCCGCTCTCAGTGCAGAAGCGATCAGTGGTTTGTTAGAAGATGTCCCCATTGACCGCTATGTGCGAGTGAATGTGCAAGGGGTAGAAAAGTTAATTGATGCTTTAGGTGGGGTAGAATTTTATGTTCCTAAAGATATGAAGTATCGGGATGATAGCCAGCATCTTTACATTGACATTAAAAAAGGACGACAACGGTTAGACGGAGAAACCGCCGTTAATTTTATGTTATTCCGTCATGATGAATATGGGGATATTGGACGGGTCCAGCGTCAACAACTTTTGATCCGCGCCGTGATTGAACAGGCTTTAAATCCCGCAACATTAGCCAGAGTTCCCAATATCTTTTCCGTTATTCAATCCAATGTTGATACTAATTTGAGTGTGGAAGAATTGTTAGCGTTAGCAGGGTTTGCAGCTAAACGGGATCAGAAAAATATTGAAATGTTAATGCTACCCGGTCGCTTTGGTGAAATCGAAGATAAAGAACAAGAGCGCGAGATTAGTTATTGGCTACCGAATCATCGTCAAATTGATCAGATGATGGCTCGGAATTTTGATATTGGTCGGGTTTCTAGCACTAATCGTGATCAGGTATCGCCCTATATTCGGATTGCGATTCAAGACAGCACCGAGAATCGCAGCGCGGTTCGATCGCTCGATCGCGCCTTAAAAGAAGAAGGCTTCCGCAATGTTTATGTGGCTTCAGAATGGGGGGAACCGTTATCTAAAACTCGGATCATCGCTCAAAATGGCAACATTGAAGCAGCCGAAGCGGTTGCAGATGCTTTGGGGGTGGGAGAAGTCTTTGTAGAAAGTACGGGGGCTTTAGATTCAACGGTGAGTATTCAACTGGGACAAGACTGGGTGACTCGTCAACGAGCCTTAGAAAATCGCGACTCTTTAGAT
- a CDS encoding cobalamin-binding protein, with amino-acid sequence MTNSNQLRIVSLLPSATETVAALGLTDCLVGRSHECDYPPEVQSLPVCTQARLNPGKNSAGIDQDVQELMQSALSIYEIKVDVLEELQPTHIITQDQCDACAVSMAQVQQAVSQMVSTQPEVISLQGNVLTDVWADMKRVAERLGVDSQSALESLQRRVDACTRITNESSDRPQVVTLEWIDPLMSGGNWLPELVKLAGGTPVLDETGARSRYLEWQQLLDTDPDVIVIMPCGFNLERTRSEAQVLAEHSDWSQLKAVQNNRVYIADGNAYFNRPGPRLVDSLEMLAEMLHPQHFSYDYQGKGWEALKVPAKIQSVN; translated from the coding sequence ATGACAAACTCTAACCAATTAAGAATCGTTTCCCTGTTACCCAGTGCAACTGAAACGGTTGCTGCTTTAGGTTTAACTGATTGCTTAGTGGGACGTTCCCACGAATGCGATTATCCACCAGAGGTACAATCTTTACCCGTTTGTACTCAGGCGCGGTTAAATCCAGGTAAAAATAGTGCTGGTATTGATCAAGATGTCCAAGAGTTGATGCAATCTGCATTGAGTATCTATGAAATTAAGGTTGATGTTTTAGAGGAGTTACAACCGACTCATATTATTACTCAAGATCAATGTGATGCTTGTGCGGTAAGTATGGCGCAAGTCCAACAAGCGGTTTCCCAGATGGTATCCACTCAACCCGAAGTGATTTCTTTGCAAGGGAATGTTTTAACAGATGTCTGGGCGGATATGAAGCGAGTTGCGGAACGTCTTGGGGTTGATTCTCAATCGGCTTTAGAAAGTTTACAGCGTCGGGTTGATGCTTGTACTCGCATTACAAATGAGAGTTCAGACCGTCCGCAAGTGGTTACTCTCGAATGGATTGATCCGTTGATGTCAGGAGGAAATTGGCTTCCTGAATTAGTTAAATTAGCAGGGGGAACGCCTGTTTTAGATGAAACGGGAGCGCGATCGCGCTATCTGGAATGGCAACAGTTATTAGACACTGATCCTGATGTCATTGTGATCATGCCCTGTGGCTTTAATTTAGAACGCACCCGCAGCGAAGCTCAAGTTTTAGCCGAACATTCTGATTGGTCACAACTGAAGGCGGTACAAAATAACCGAGTTTATATTGCGGATGGAAATGCTTACTTTAATCGTCCAGGTCCGCGTTTAGTGGATTCTTTGGAGATGCTGGCGGAAATGTTGCACCCTCAGCACTTCTCCTATGATTACCAAGGAAAAGGTTGGGAAGCCTTGAAAGTCCCCGCTAAGATCCAATCAGTCAATTGA
- a CDS encoding DUF6439 family protein — translation MPQTTPSATTDDLAEKTTLELAQLLADQCAIAPNDWHRLKANRKAQANQHITAALVYLQSSQTEEALAHLKQAVGWLDRSISAPPCPTHGKH, via the coding sequence ATGCCACAAACGACTCCCTCTGCGACCACTGACGATTTAGCAGAAAAAACGACTTTAGAATTGGCGCAACTGCTTGCAGATCAATGCGCGATCGCGCCCAATGATTGGCATCGTCTCAAAGCCAACCGCAAAGCCCAAGCCAATCAACATATTACCGCAGCACTGGTGTATCTCCAATCTTCTCAAACCGAAGAAGCGTTAGCTCATCTCAAACAAGCAGTCGGTTGGCTCGATCGCTCGATTTCCGCGCCCCCCTGTCCCACTCACGGCAAACATTAA